A genomic window from Diospyros lotus cultivar Yz01 chromosome 2, ASM1463336v1, whole genome shotgun sequence includes:
- the LOC127795520 gene encoding ethylene-responsive transcription factor WIN1-like: protein MVESKKFRGVRQRHWGSWVSEIRHPLLKRRVWLGTFQTAEQAARAYDEAAILMSGRKAKTNFPVAANQSSSSSGISPSSSSSSSLSLALSAKLRKYCRSPAPSLTCLRLDPDNSNNIGIWQNRAGSRSDSDNWVMTLELGNKDDQAPDSKAAPPASAELGEAGLADEERMALQMIEELLNRN, encoded by the exons ATGGTTGAGTCAAAAAAGTTCAGAGGCGTCAGGCAACGCCACTGGGGCTCCTGGGTCTCTGAGATTCGCCACCCGTTACT gaagAGGAGGGTGTGGCTGGGCACCTTCCAGACGGCGGAGCAGGCGGCGAGAGCCTACGACGAGGCGGCGATATTGATGAGCGGCCGGAAAGCAAAAACAAACTTCCCCGTCGCAGCAAACCAGTCGAGCAGCAGTAGTGGTATCTCGCCGTCctcatcgtcgtcgtcgtcgctTTCTTTAGCTCTGAGCGCGAAGCTCCGGAAATACTGTAGGTCTCCGGCGCCGTCGCTGACCTGCCTGAGGCTTGACCCCGACAACTCCAATAATATCGGAATATGGCAGAACCGGGCGGGCTCACGCTCCGACTCCGACAATTGGGTCATGACTCTGGAGCTCGGCAACAAGGACGATCAAGCTCCGGATTCCAAGGCGGCGCCGCCGGCCTCGGCGGAGCTGGGGGAGGCGGGCTTGGCCGACGAGGAGAGAATGGCGCTGCAAATGATAGAGGAGCTCCTCAACAGGAATTGa
- the LOC127795181 gene encoding DCC family protein At1g52590, chloroplastic — MALLAPPIARTSASLPLAGVTPRRRLETTSTRTTSLAAVSTPRGGESTADWVQATSRFFDQDTRPIMLFDGVCNLCNGGVRFVRDNDRNRRIRFEALQSEAGKKLLQRCGRAPDDISSVVLVEKERSYIKSEAVLKIMEYIDLPFPQLAFFLQLVPLFVCDFVYDNVANNRYTIFGYSDSCEL; from the exons ATGGCGCTGCTTGCCCCTCCTATTGCTAGAACCAGTGCGTCGCTTCCTCTCGCCGGCGTAACACCTCGCCGCCGATTGGAAACAACCAGTACTAGAACTACCTCTCTGGCCGCCGTATCAACGCCGCGCGGCGGAGAATCGACGGCGGATTGGGTGCAGGCCACCTCCAGGTTCTTCGACCAAGACACGCGCCCTATCATGTTGTTTGACG GTGTGTGCAATTTGTGCAATGGAGGCGTGAGGTTTGTTCGTGATAATGACAGGAATAG GAGGATAAGATTTGAAGCTCTACAGAGTGAAGCTGGCAAGAAACTGCTACAGAGATGTGGAAGAGCTCCTGATGACATTTCAAGTGTTGTACTTGTTGAAAAGGAAAG GTCATATATCAAATCAGAAGCTGTACTGAAGATCATGGAATATATAGACTTGCCCTTTCCTCAACTAGCATTTTTTCTACAGTTGGTACCTCT CTTTGTATGCGACTTTGTATATGACAATGTTGCAAACAATCGTTACACGATATTTGGTTACTCTGATTCTTGCGAGTTGTAG